From Triticum aestivum cultivar Chinese Spring chromosome 4A, IWGSC CS RefSeq v2.1, whole genome shotgun sequence, a single genomic window includes:
- the LOC123088160 gene encoding inorganic phosphate transporter 1-2, with product MATEQLNVLKALDVAKTQLYHFKAVVIAGMGFFTDAYDLFCIALVTKLLGRIYYTDPALNEPGHLPANVSAAVNGVALCGTLAGQLFFGWLGDKLGRKSVYGFTLILMVLCSIASGLSFGHEAKGVMGTLCFFRFWLGFGVGGDYPLSATIMSEYANKKTRGTFIAAVFAMQGFGILFGTIVTIIVSSAFRHAFPAPPFYINAAASIGPEADYVWRIIVMFGTIPAALTYYWRMKMPETARYTALIAGNTKQATSDMSKVLNKEISEENVQGERATGDTWGLFSRQFMKRHGVHLLATTSTWFLLDVAFYSQNLFQKDIFTKIGWIPPAKTMNALEELYRIARAQALIALCGTVPGYWFTVAFIDIIGRFWIQLMGFTMMTIFMLAIAIPYDYLVKPGHHTGFVVLYGLTFFFANFGPNSTTFIVPAEIFPARLRSTCHGISAATGKAGAIIGAFGFLYASQDQKKPETGYSRGIGMRNALFVLAGTNFLGLLFSLLVPESKGKSLEELSKENVGDDDAIAPAGV from the coding sequence atggcgacTGAACAGCTCAACGTGTTGAAAGCGCTGGACGTTGCCAAGACGCAGCTGTACCATTTCAAGGCCGTCGTGATCGCCGGCATGGGCTTCTTCACGGACGCCTACGACCTCTTCTGCATCGCCCTCGTCACCAAGCTGCTGGGGCGCATCTACTACACCGACCCTGCCCTCAACGAGCCCGGCCACCTCCCGGCAAACGTGTCGGCCGCCGTGAACGGCGTGGCCCTATGCGGCACACTTGCCGGCCAGCTCTTCTTCGGCTGGCTCGGTGACAAGCTCGGCCGCAAGAGCGTCTACGGCTTCACGCTCATTCTCATGGTCCTCTGCTCCATCGCGTCCGGGCTATCGTTTGGACACGAGGCCAAGGGCGTAATGGGGACGCTATGTTTCTTCCGCTTCTGGCTTGGCTTCGGTGTCGGCGGCGACTACCCTCTGAGCGCCACCATCATGTCGGAGTATGCTAACAAGAAGACCCGCGGCACCTTTATCGCCGCCGTGTTTGCCATGCAGGGGTTTGGCATCCTATTTGGTACTATCGTCACGATCATCGTCTCGTCCGCATTCCGACATGCATTCCCTGCACCGCCATTCTACATCAACGCCGCGGCGTCCATTGGCCCGGAGGCCGACTACGTGTGGCGCATCATCGTCATGTTCGGCACCATCCCGGCTGCCCTGACCTACTACTGGCGCATGAAGATGCCTGAAACTGCGCGGTACACGGCACTCATCGCTGGCAACACGAAGCAAGCCACATCAGACATGTCCAAGGTGCTCAACAAGGAGATCTCAGAGGAGAACGTCCAGGGTGAGCGGGCCACCGGTGATACCTGGGGCCTCTTCTCCCGACAGTTCATGAAGCGCCACGGGGTGCACTTGCTAGCGACCACAAGCACTTGGTTCCTACTTGATGTGGCCTTCTACAGCCAGAACCTTTTCCAGAAGGACATCTTCACCAAGATCGGGTGGATCCCGCCGGCCAAGACTATGAATGCATTGGAGGAGTTGTACCGCATCGCCCGTGCCCAAGCACTCATCGCGCTCTGCGGCACCGTGCCAGGCTATTGGTTCACCGTCGCCTTCATCGACATCATCGGGAGGTTTTGGATCCAGCTCATGGGATTCACCATGATGACCATTTTCATGCTCGCAATCGCGATACCGTATGACTACTTGGTGAAGCCAGGGCACCACACCGGCTTCGTCGTGCTCTATGGGCTCACTTTCTTCTTCGCCAACTTCGGCCCCAACAGCACAACCTTTATAGTGCCAGCCGAGATCTTTCCAGCGAGGCTCCGTTCAACATGCCACGGTATATCGGCTGCAACCGGTAAGGCGGGGGCGATCATCGGCGCGTTCGGGTTCCTGTATGCGTCGCAGGACCAGAAGAAGCCTGAGACCGGGTACTCACGGGGAATCGGCATGCGCAATGCGCTCTTCGTGCTCGCTGGCACAAACTTCCTAGGCCTGCTCTTTTCCCTGCTGGTGCCGGAGTCCAAGGGCAAGTCGCTCGAGGAGCTCTCCAAGGAGAACGTCGGTGACGACGACGCCATTGCTCCGGCTGGTGTCTAG